TCAATCTGTACGTGAACGACCAACACGTCGCTGCGATCGATCCGCCGCTTCCGATGTATTAATAAATACGTTATAGCGAAAAAAGAACGCGCCCGCACCCCTTCTCGGCGAGAGGGGGGGCGGGCGCGTCCGTCGTTCGGGGCACTTACCCGTCGAGCCGGTCTCTATTTTGGAACAGCGCTTCGACGGCTTCCGGGTGGTACATCTTCCGGCTGCGGTCGATCTCGTCGAGCGCTTCCGCCTTCGGAATGCCGGGACGGTACACTCGATTGGTCGTTAGGGCGTCGTAAGAATCGACGACCGCCACGATGGCCGAAGCGACCGAAATCTCGGAGCCCTTCAGTCGAAGCGGATAACCCGAGCCGTCGAATCGCTCGTGATGCTGTTCTACGATCGGACCCGCAGACAGCAGGCTGGGCAGACCGGTCTCGTGCAGCATCTGTCTTCCGAACGTCGGGTGCATCCGCATGACGCGCCACTCTTCGTCCGTCAGCTTGCCAGGCTTGCCGAGAATCGAATCGGGCACCTTGATTTTCCCGACGTCGTGCAGGAACGATCCGAAATTTAAGTAGGCGAGCTCCGTGGAAGAGAGCGCCATCGTCTCTCCGAGCATCATCGACAGGCGCATGATTCTATGGCAATGGTCCGCGGTGTAACCGTCCTTCTGCTCGATGTCGACGGCGAGACTCATCAATTCGCGGATTTGATTGCTGTAATGATGGAACACCGGTTGGGAGGAGCAATACAGAAACTCGACGTCGGTCTCCGCGACGAAGACGGCTTCCTTCAGCACCGGAGAAGCCGAGAGGAAATCGCCGGCCTGCAGCACTCGCTTGTCGCCCGCGCCGCCGGTCCAACGCAGCCTCCCCGAGATCATGAACAACCCTTCCAGGGCCGTCCACCCGTCCGCCGGACTGAGTCCCCAGTGCGATCCCGCCGACAGCTTATGTAAGATCAATTCCGTGCCGTCCCCCGAGGCCAGCAGCCGCAGCTCCAACCCCTTCAAGGACACCCGTTCCAACCCTTCTCCGGAACGCAACAGCGTAATCCCGGAATCCGGATCCGCTTCGAGCATGTTCGGCTCCTCCAATCGTACTGGCTGTTTTCCCTCATTATAAGCGACGTAAATGTAAAAATGGATGTGATTTGGCGCGAGTCAAAATACGCTTTTTTGTATTTAGGCGGCGTTTTCGGTAAAATGGTTCAGATAATAAGAAGAAACAGCGAACGGAAAGCGGTGAGCAGAGATATGTTATGGCACGAGCTTACGATATATACGACCGAAGAAGCGACGGAAGCGATCGCCGATTGGCTGCACGCGCAAGGCGCCGGCGGCGTCTCCATCGAGGAATCCGGAACGCTCGACCGCAAGCGCGACACGTCGCTCGGACAGTGGTACGAGAAGCCGCTGAACGACATCCCGGAGGGAGACGCGGTCATGCAGGCGTATTTCGGAGAGGAAACGGATATGGAAGCGATTCAAGCGGGCGTAAAAGAGCTGCTCGCGAAATTGCCTTCCTTCGGACTGAACCCCGGCCGAGGCGAGCTGTCGCTGGCGTCCATCCAGGAGGAGGCGTGGGCGGAGGCGTGGAAGCAATATTTCAAGCCGACGCACGTATCGGAGCGGCTCGTCATTAAGCCGACATGGGAGACGTACGAGCCGAAGCCGCACGAGACGATCATCGAGCTCGACCCTGGCATGGCGTTCGGCACCGGCACGCACGCGACGACGGCGCTGTGCATGCGCACGCTCGAGACGGTCGTCAAGCCGGGAGATCACGTGATCGACGTCGGCACCGGATCCGGCATTCTCGCCGTTACGGCGATCCGCCTCGGCGCGGAGCACGTGCTCGCGCTCGATCTCGATCCGGTGGCGGTGTCCAGCGCGAAGGAGAACGCCAAGCTCAACCGTCTCGAGGAGCGCATAACGGTTCAGCTGAGCGATTTGCTCGGCGCGCTGAAGACGACCGAGGCGTCGCCGGTGAAGCTGCCCGTGCAGGTCGTCGTCGCGAACATTCTCGCCGAGATCATCGCGACGTTCGTAGACGACGTCTATCAAGCGCTGGAGACGGGAGGCGCCTACGTCGCGTCCGGCATCATTACGAGCAAGGAAGACCTCGTAACCGAGGCGCTTACGCGAGCCGGCTTCGAGATGGAGAGCCGAAGCGAGGAGAACGGCTGGGTTGCGCTCGTCGCGAGAAAGAGGTAGCCGATGGATTTCCGATTGCCGTTCGAAATCGATCATTTGCCGTTCCTGTTTCTCGCGATCGTGATCGCCTTCACGGTCCACGAATTCGCGCACGCCGCGACCGCGTATCGGTTCGGCGATCCGACGGCGCAGAAACTCGGACGGGTGACGCTCAATCCGATGCCGCACGTCAGCTTGCTGGGCCTGCTCTTCATCTTGTTTCTCGGGTTCGGCTGGGCGCGGCCCGTGCCGGTCAATCGTTCCAACTTCAAGAATCCGAGACTGATGAGCATCGTCGTGTCCGCGGTCGGACCGCTCAGCAACCTCGTCGTCGCGATCGTCGCGGCCGCGGCCGCCTACGGCCTATTCGCGACGGGGGCGCTGGACGCCGCGTCGCCCGGGTTGTATCGGGCGGTCGGACTTATCTTTTTCTATCTCGTTCACATCAATATGTTGTTATTCATCTTTAACTTGATTCCGCTGCCGCCGCTCGACGGGTATCGGATCGTCGAAGACCTCGCGCCGCTGCGGCTGCGATTGCAAATGATGAAGTACGAGGCTTGGGGCGTATACATCTTCCTCCTGATCGTCTTCATCACGCCGGTGTTCAACGTAACGCTCGGCCCGATCCTGGGTCAGGTCGTCGTATGGCGCCACGCGCTGCTCGCCTTCATGTCCGCGCTGTTCGGCGCGAACATCGATTGGGTATACGTCTTCGGAGGGTAATATTGGCGGAGCGACATGGTTGGAAAACGATGCGGAAACGATGTAAACTGGAGTGAAGAACAGCGGAATGCAAAGATATTTCGTGACGCCGGACAATATGCTCGAGGACAAAGCGATCGTTCGCGGCGACGACGCCCATCATTTGATGCGCGTCATGCGCGCCGCCCCGGGAGACAAGGTGATCGTCAGCGACGGGGCGAACCGCGAATGTCTCGCGGAAGTCGTAGAGCTGTACAAGGAGAACGTGCTGCTCAAGCTGCTGGAGGAGCGTCCGATGGAGGGCGAGCCGAAGCTCGACGTCTGGATCGCGCAAAGCCTGCCGAAGGGCGATAAGCTCGAGACGGTCATCCAGAAGGGGACCGAGATCGGCGCGACCGCGTTCCTGCCGTTCGCGTCGGCGCGGACGATCGTGCAATACGACGCGAAGAAGGAAGCGAAGCGGCTCGACCGCTGGCGGAAGATCGCCAAGGAAGCGGCCGAGCAGGCGCATCGGAGCAAGGTGCCGGACGTGCGCGACGCCATGCGCTGGAGCGACGTGCTCTCGGCCGCCGAGCGGACGCAGCTCGCTTTGTTGTGCTACGAGAAGGAGAGCGGCCGGCAGCTGAAGGACGCGCTTCGCGATGCGAAGCTCGATCCGGCGCGCGGGCCGGTCCTTGTCATCGTAGGGCCCGAAGGCGGCTTTACCGAAGAGGAAGCGGCGGAAGCCGAGCGGCGCGGCTGCGTCGCCGTCGGCCTCGGGAGGCGCATTCTGCGTACCGAGACGGCGGGCCTCGTCGCGGCGGCCTGCATCCTGTACGAGTCCGGCGAGATGGGAGGATAAAAGAAAAGATGCCTACTGTGGCGTTCCATACGTTAGGTTGTAAAGTGAATTTCTATGATACCGAGGCGATCTGGCAGCTGTTCAAGAACGACGGCTACGAACAGGTCGACTTCGAGTCGCAGACGGCGGACGTCTACGTGATCAATACGTGCACCGTCACGAACACGGGCGACAAGAAGAGCCGCCAAATCATCCGCCGCGCCGTGCGTCGCAATCCGGAAGCGGTCATCGCGGTGACGGGCTGCTACGCGCAGACGTCTCCGGCGGAAATTCTCGCGATTCCCGGCGTCGATCTCGTCATCGGCACGCAGGGACGGGGCGAGATCATCGAGCTCGTCAATCGCGTGCGCGCCGACCGAGAGCCGATCAACGCGGTGCGGAACATTATGAAGACGCGGCAGTTCGAGGAGCTCGACGTGCCGGATTTCGCGGATCGGACGCGCGCGTTCCTGAAGATTCAAGAAGGCTGCAATAACTTCTGTACGTTCTGCATCATTCCGTGGTCGCGCGGCTTGCTGCGCTCCCGGGAGCCGGAGAGCGTCGTCAAGCAAGCGCGCATGCTGGTCGAGGCGGGCTACAAGGAAATCGTCCTGACGGGCATCCATACGGCGGGATACGGCGAAGACTTGGACGATTACAACTTCGCCGCGCTGCTGCGCGATCTCGCGAACGTCGAAGGCGTCGAAAGACTTCGAATCTCTTCCATCGAAGCGAGCCAGATTACCGACGAAGTGATCGACGTGCTGATGAGCTCGAGCAAGTTTTGCCGCCACTTGCACGTGCCGCTGCAGGCGGGCGACGACGCCGTATTGAAGCGGATGCGCCGCAAGTATACGGTCGCCGAGTACGCGGAGCGGATCGCGCGCATTCGGGAGCGCTGGCCGGACGTGGCGATCACCACGGACGTCATCGTCGGCTTCCCCGGCGAGACGGACGAGATGTTCGAGAACGGCTACCGGTATATGAAGGAGATCGGATTTTCCGAGATGCACGTCTTCCCGTACTCGAAGCGGACCGGCACGCCGGCGGCGCGCATGGAGGATCAGGTGGACGAGGAGCTGAAGAACGAGCGCGTGCATAAGCTGATCGACTTGTCCGAGGAGATGCAACTCGCCTACGGGCAACGCTTCGTCGGTCAAGAGCTCGAGGTCATTCCGGAACGCGAAGCGAAGGGCGCCGAAGGACAAGGGCTCCTGAGCGGCTATACCGACAACTATATCCAGGTCGTCTTCCCGGGCGATCCGTCGATGATCGGCCGTCTGGTGAAGGTGCGCGTGACGGAAGCCGGCGTCAACGAATGCAAGGGCGTCGCGCTCGAGTCGGAGAGGCTGTCGAAGGCGTCGTCGTTTTAAATCGGGAGAAGGCGAAGGAGGGGAACGGCGTTCGAGTGCGGCGCGCGGTTCTCCTTTTTCGTAACTTAATAAAGAGAGGTGAGTCCGATGAAAGAAATTTCTGCCGGAGGAGTCGTCTATCGGAAGATCGGCGGCAAGCTTCAGATTCAATTGATTCAAGACCGATACGGACGGACGTCGCTGCCGAAGGGTAAGATGGAGCCGGGGGAAACCGTCGAGCAGACGGCGCTGCGGGAAATTCTCGAGGAAACCGGCATCCGGGGCGACATCCGGGGACCGCTCGCCTTGATTCAATATCAGTACAAGCATCCGGAGAAGGGGATGATCGACAAGGAAGTGCATTACTACCTCGTCGAAGCGTCCGGCGGCGAGCTGATGCCTCAAATCGAAGAGATCCGCGGCGTCGCGTGGTACGAGCCCCTCGACGCATGGGAGAAACAGAAGGCTTCGGGGTACGATAATAACGATGCTATTTTACGGATCGCGTTACATAAGCTAGGGGTTCGAACCGAGGAGGACGAAGCATGAGCTTTGAAGTGAAAAATATCGAAAAATATATCGACCACACGTTCTTGAAAGCCGACGCGTCGACAAAGGACATCTCGAAGCTGTGCGACGAAGCGAAGACGCATGGCTTCTACAGCGTCTGCGTGAACGGCGCATGGGTGCCCTATTGCGCCAAAGCGCTCGAGGGCACCGGCGTGAAGGTGGCCGCGGTCGTCGGGTTCCCGCTCGGCGCGGGCGCTTCCGAAGCGAAGGCGTTCGAAGCCGCGACGGCGGCGAAGCAGGGCGCGGAGGAGATCGATATGGTGCTGGCGATCGGCTGGCTGCTCGAAGGCCGCCACGACGACGTTCGCGCGGACATTAAGGCCGTCGTCGACGCCGTGAAGGGGAAGGCTATCGTGAAGGTCATTTTCGAGACGGGATTTCTGACGCCGGAGCAAATCAAGATCGCCTGCGTGCTGTCGGAGGAAGCCGGCGCGCATTTCGTGAAGACGTCGACGGGCTTCGGGCCCGGAGGCGCGACGGCCGAGCATATCGAGCTGATGCGCGCGAGCGTCTCCCCGTCCGTCGGGGTGAAGGCGTCCGGCGGCGTGCGGGATTACGACGCGGCGGTGAAGATGATTCTCGCCGGCGCGAACCGGCTCGGCACGAGCTCGGGCGTCTCGATCGTCACGGGCGGATCCGCTGCGGCCGGAGCTTATTAAGTCCGAGGTAACATAACGGCAAGGCGATCAGCGAGCAGAGCACGTTGAAGATCGTCTGGGCTCTCGCGATTTGGTCGTAGGGCGATTCGGTCCAGAAGGCGGACAAAGCGGCGAGCTGTTCGATGAACGGGAAGAACAGCAGGCTGCCTCCGAGGTTCAACGCGATATGGGACCAGGCGACGTAGCGGCCGGCCTTGGAGCCGCCGAGGCTGGCGAGCAGCGCCGTGGAGCAGGTGCCGATATTGGCGCCGAGCACGATCGCGATGCCGAGCTCGATCGGGACCGCCTGCACGCTGGCGAGGCCCATCGTGACGGCGATCGTCGCGGCGCTCGATTGGATGACGGCGGTGACGATCGCGCCCGCGAGCAGTCCCCACGCGATGCTCTGCTGGGACATGTCCAGAAACCAGACGAACAATCCCCGCGACTGGAGCACGGGAACGATCGTGTTCATTCGTTCCATGCCGATCAGGACGCAGGCGAAGCCGCATGCCGTCAGCGACAGATGCCGGAGCGACGGCGTCAGACGGGCGAAGCGGGACGCGGACGGGCGGAACTGCTCGACGGCGAGGCAGGCGAACCAGCTGACGCCGGCGCAGACGAGCATCGGCAGCGCTTCGGCGGACATGTCGAGGCCGAGCATATCCGCGGTGATGCTGCCGCCGACGTTCGCGCCGAGCACGATGCCGAGCGTCTGTCGGAACGTGAGCACGCCCGCGTTGACGAGGCCGATCGTCACGACGGTGACCGCGTCGCTCGATTGGAGCACGGTCGTCGCGAGCGTGCCTGCGACGAGTCCGCGGAACGGCGTGCTCGTGAATCGGCGGATGAGGCCCGATAGGATCGGTCCGGCCCACTCGTGGAGCCCGATCTCCATCGCCTTCATGCCGAACAGGAAGACGGCGAAGCCGAGACCGAACGGGATCGCTAGCTCTTGCCACATTCGAGGGTCCCTCCCGTCTTCTCGTTTCGGATGGATTGATATGCGGTGCATCGGATTATTTATATGAATCGAGCGGGACGGGCATGACAGGCTCCCCGCTCGCCGGAAGAGGTGCAAGACGCCATTGGCGACGATGATACTAACGAAGACGCGGAAGAAGCGCCTGGAAGCGGGCCATCCGTGGATATTCAAGAACGAGGTCGAACGATTCGAAGGCGAACCGGAGCCGGGCGGGATCGTTGCGGTAACGGACCATAGAGGAAAATTTTTGGCTTCGGCGTACGTAAACCCGGCGTCCCAGATGATCGGCCGGGTCGTCTCCCGCGGGCAGCTCGTACGAATGGATAAGGCGTTCTTCCTGGAACGGTTCCGGACGTGCCTCGAGGTGCGGGAGCGGTTCGTCGACGACCCTCGGTATTGCCGCATCGCCTACGGCGAGGCGGATTTCCTGCCGGGTTTGACCGTCGACCGGTTCGGCGATACGCTCGTCGTGCAGATCGTCACGCTCGGGATGGATCGAGCGCGCGACAGCATCGTCGAGGCGTTGGTCGAGTTATTCGCCCCGCGCACGATTTACGAGCGGAGCGACGTCGGCATCCGCGCGCTCGAAGGGCTCGAAGAGCGGACGGGCACGCTGTACGGCGAAGCGCCGAGCGGCCCGATCGTCATCCGGGAGAATGGGCTGGAGATCGAGGTCGACGTCGTGAGCGGACAGAAAACCGGTTACTTCTTCGACCAACGGGAAAATCGGGCGGCGATTCGTCCGTTGATGACCGGCTGGGGGCGCCGGAGCGGCATCGCGGTGCGGGAGCTGACCGATGCGGACGGCGCGACGCGGTCCGCGCCCGTCAACGCGAACGGCAAAGAGGTGACGTTCCCGTATTGGGACGGCGCGACCGTGCTCGAGTGCTTCTCGCATACGGGAAGCTTCACGCTGCACGCCTGCAAATACGGCGCCAAGAAGGTGACGTGCCTCGACATCTCGGAGCACGCGATTCTAGCGGCGCGCCGCAACGTCGAGCGGAACGGCTTCTCGGAGCGCGTCGAGTTCGTCGTCGCGAATGCGTTCGATTACTTGCGGGAGCAGGCGAAGGGGCTGGAGGAGCGCGCGGCGCGCGCGAAGGCGGGCGAAGCCGGAGCGAAGGTGGATACGTCCAAGCCGATCGCGGCGGGCGCCGGACGGTCTTGGGACGTCGTCATTCTCGATCCGCCCGCGTTCGCGAAAAACCGCGGCGCGGTCGAGGGCGCATGCCGGGGCTATAAGGATATCAACCTGCACGGCATGAAGCTCGTGAACGAGGGCGGTTATCTCGTGACGGCCAGCTGCTCGTATCACGTCCGTCCGGATGTATTCCTCGAGACGATCCACGCGGCGGCGGACGATGCCGGCAAGGCGCTGCGTCTCGTCGAGTTCCGCGGCGCCGGCAAGG
This genomic window from Paenibacillus antri contains:
- a CDS encoding HD domain-containing phosphohydrolase; this translates as MLEADPDSGITLLRSGEGLERVSLKGLELRLLASGDGTELILHKLSAGSHWGLSPADGWTALEGLFMISGRLRWTGGAGDKRVLQAGDFLSASPVLKEAVFVAETDVEFLYCSSQPVFHHYSNQIRELMSLAVDIEQKDGYTADHCHRIMRLSMMLGETMALSSTELAYLNFGSFLHDVGKIKVPDSILGKPGKLTDEEWRVMRMHPTFGRQMLHETGLPSLLSAGPIVEQHHERFDGSGYPLRLKGSEISVASAIVAVVDSYDALTTNRVYRPGIPKAEALDEIDRSRKMYHPEAVEALFQNRDRLDG
- the prmA gene encoding 50S ribosomal protein L11 methyltransferase — encoded protein: MLWHELTIYTTEEATEAIADWLHAQGAGGVSIEESGTLDRKRDTSLGQWYEKPLNDIPEGDAVMQAYFGEETDMEAIQAGVKELLAKLPSFGLNPGRGELSLASIQEEAWAEAWKQYFKPTHVSERLVIKPTWETYEPKPHETIIELDPGMAFGTGTHATTALCMRTLETVVKPGDHVIDVGTGSGILAVTAIRLGAEHVLALDLDPVAVSSAKENAKLNRLEERITVQLSDLLGALKTTEASPVKLPVQVVVANILAEIIATFVDDVYQALETGGAYVASGIITSKEDLVTEALTRAGFEMESRSEENGWVALVARKR
- a CDS encoding site-2 protease family protein, whose amino-acid sequence is MDFRLPFEIDHLPFLFLAIVIAFTVHEFAHAATAYRFGDPTAQKLGRVTLNPMPHVSLLGLLFILFLGFGWARPVPVNRSNFKNPRLMSIVVSAVGPLSNLVVAIVAAAAAYGLFATGALDAASPGLYRAVGLIFFYLVHINMLLFIFNLIPLPPLDGYRIVEDLAPLRLRLQMMKYEAWGVYIFLLIVFITPVFNVTLGPILGQVVVWRHALLAFMSALFGANIDWVYVFGG
- a CDS encoding 16S rRNA (uracil(1498)-N(3))-methyltransferase — protein: MQRYFVTPDNMLEDKAIVRGDDAHHLMRVMRAAPGDKVIVSDGANRECLAEVVELYKENVLLKLLEERPMEGEPKLDVWIAQSLPKGDKLETVIQKGTEIGATAFLPFASARTIVQYDAKKEAKRLDRWRKIAKEAAEQAHRSKVPDVRDAMRWSDVLSAAERTQLALLCYEKESGRQLKDALRDAKLDPARGPVLVIVGPEGGFTEEEAAEAERRGCVAVGLGRRILRTETAGLVAAACILYESGEMGG
- the mtaB gene encoding tRNA (N(6)-L-threonylcarbamoyladenosine(37)-C(2))-methylthiotransferase MtaB, giving the protein MPTVAFHTLGCKVNFYDTEAIWQLFKNDGYEQVDFESQTADVYVINTCTVTNTGDKKSRQIIRRAVRRNPEAVIAVTGCYAQTSPAEILAIPGVDLVIGTQGRGEIIELVNRVRADREPINAVRNIMKTRQFEELDVPDFADRTRAFLKIQEGCNNFCTFCIIPWSRGLLRSREPESVVKQARMLVEAGYKEIVLTGIHTAGYGEDLDDYNFAALLRDLANVEGVERLRISSIEASQITDEVIDVLMSSSKFCRHLHVPLQAGDDAVLKRMRRKYTVAEYAERIARIRERWPDVAITTDVIVGFPGETDEMFENGYRYMKEIGFSEMHVFPYSKRTGTPAARMEDQVDEELKNERVHKLIDLSEEMQLAYGQRFVGQELEVIPEREAKGAEGQGLLSGYTDNYIQVVFPGDPSMIGRLVKVRVTEAGVNECKGVALESERLSKASSF
- a CDS encoding NUDIX hydrolase; the encoded protein is MKEISAGGVVYRKIGGKLQIQLIQDRYGRTSLPKGKMEPGETVEQTALREILEETGIRGDIRGPLALIQYQYKHPEKGMIDKEVHYYLVEASGGELMPQIEEIRGVAWYEPLDAWEKQKASGYDNNDAILRIALHKLGVRTEEDEA
- the deoC gene encoding deoxyribose-phosphate aldolase — protein: MSFEVKNIEKYIDHTFLKADASTKDISKLCDEAKTHGFYSVCVNGAWVPYCAKALEGTGVKVAAVVGFPLGAGASEAKAFEAATAAKQGAEEIDMVLAIGWLLEGRHDDVRADIKAVVDAVKGKAIVKVIFETGFLTPEQIKIACVLSEEAGAHFVKTSTGFGPGGATAEHIELMRASVSPSVGVKASGGVRDYDAAVKMILAGANRLGTSSGVSIVTGGSAAAGAY
- a CDS encoding Na/Pi cotransporter family protein, whose protein sequence is MWQELAIPFGLGFAVFLFGMKAMEIGLHEWAGPILSGLIRRFTSTPFRGLVAGTLATTVLQSSDAVTVVTIGLVNAGVLTFRQTLGIVLGANVGGSITADMLGLDMSAEALPMLVCAGVSWFACLAVEQFRPSASRFARLTPSLRHLSLTACGFACVLIGMERMNTIVPVLQSRGLFVWFLDMSQQSIAWGLLAGAIVTAVIQSSAATIAVTMGLASVQAVPIELGIAIVLGANIGTCSTALLASLGGSKAGRYVAWSHIALNLGGSLLFFPFIEQLAALSAFWTESPYDQIARAQTIFNVLCSLIALPLCYLGLNKLRPQRIRP
- a CDS encoding class I SAM-dependent rRNA methyltransferase; translated protein: MILTKTRKKRLEAGHPWIFKNEVERFEGEPEPGGIVAVTDHRGKFLASAYVNPASQMIGRVVSRGQLVRMDKAFFLERFRTCLEVRERFVDDPRYCRIAYGEADFLPGLTVDRFGDTLVVQIVTLGMDRARDSIVEALVELFAPRTIYERSDVGIRALEGLEERTGTLYGEAPSGPIVIRENGLEIEVDVVSGQKTGYFFDQRENRAAIRPLMTGWGRRSGIAVRELTDADGATRSAPVNANGKEVTFPYWDGATVLECFSHTGSFTLHACKYGAKKVTCLDISEHAILAARRNVERNGFSERVEFVVANAFDYLREQAKGLEERAARAKAGEAGAKVDTSKPIAAGAGRSWDVVILDPPAFAKNRGAVEGACRGYKDINLHGMKLVNEGGYLVTASCSYHVRPDVFLETIHAAADDAGKALRLVEFRGAGKDHPQLLGVDEGNYLKFAIFEVRSR